One genomic window of Monodelphis domestica isolate mMonDom1 chromosome 1, mMonDom1.pri, whole genome shotgun sequence includes the following:
- the LOC107649413 gene encoding endogenous retrovirus group K member 6 Env polyprotein-like, which translates to MERSGLPVSISNRGRDRFQMQGEQRNRLTSLAPHRLPETRTRSRRASLLSPVSYLMVKRRAPGSKATLVNARTLNTDITFTLMTFTILTLLNICHAEVYWSIVPKPPILRMLTWMDKPPLVYVNNTDWLPHPILAKRVPLESEGALYNYSGSTVYPPFCMSFRNSFIGNSFCVPRRQQAWIVKNATDNSYVGVGMGVIGMGDELARKTFQPKHPANKYLCPNQIGTVQKELPWTDCSVRVPRKVKMPATTDFNIYNWAPRLRCGRSEQLTRLDKYTDYEKWHMPCQNFQKIEDLIEVDMAGSRLAIEAGPIQNTQWKIVAATQPIYKFKVKVKNSGLDLEYDSHINVTACVFAPYVMLVGNNLRIFKNDKGLYEINCTKCRLHQCLSPKHQDSYVAIMYHPPLMWVPVNLTETWASTPTVHIVQKAFNMVIHRSKRMVLEIIGAVVSVIAMITSLTTATLALTSSIQNHEFIQEVVSNSSKLWHTQQSIDLAYRDELDSLKDAVFWLGKEVEALHTRITYPCHYNQTGYCITPLPYDNVSYEWQLVVQHIKGAWGSHNSTLDIIKLQQQINKLDQIVYENEAANIAANWEATLSSLDPQNWFGRANLTSIGTIILFILLAIGLIILCSRSCKDRAYIRGILPELARSYHTRQLVPENVELNTTVL; encoded by the coding sequence ATGGAGAGATCTGGACTCCCAGTAAGCATCTCAAACCGTGGAAGGGACCGCTTCCAGATGCAAGGGGAGCAGAGGAACAGGCTCACCAGTCTAGCACCGCACCGGCTGCCCGAGACCAGGACGAGAAGCAGACGAGCATCGCTGCTGTCTCCAGTCAGCTACCTGATGGTCAAGCGCAGGGCACCGGGATCGAAGGCAACACTGGTGAATGCACGCACTCTGAACACTGACATTACATTTACTCTGATGACATtcactattttgactttgctgAACATCTGTCATGCTGAAGTCTACTGGTCCATCGTGCCCAAACCTCCTATTTTGAGAATGTTAACTTGGATGGACAAGCCCCCTCTGGTATATGTTAACAACACGGACTGGCTACCACACCCTATTCTAGCCAAACGTGTTCCTCTAGAGTCTGAAGGGGCTCTGTACAATTATTCAGGATCTACTGTGTATCCtccattttgtatgtcttttagAAATTCGTTTATTGGTAATTCTTTCTGTGTACCACGCAGACAGCAAGCGTGGATTGTCAAAAATGCCACTGACAACAGTTATGTAGGGGTTGGCATGGGTGTGATAGGAATGGGAGATGAGTTAGCACGTAAGACGTTCCAACCTAAACACCCTGCTAACAAGTACCTATGTCCAAATCAGATAGGTACGGTACAAAAGGAGTTGCCATGGACAGATTGTTCTGTCCGAGttcccagaaaggttaagatgcCGGCAACCACAGACTTTAACATCTACAATTGGGCACCCAGGTTACGTTGTGGTCGCTCTGAACAACTGACACGGTTAGACAAATACACTGACTATGAGAAATGGCACATGCCATGtcagaattttcagaaaattgaGGACTTAATAGAAGTAGACATGGCTGGTTCTAGACTTGCTATTGAAGCAGGTCCAATACAGAACACGCAGTGGAAGATAGTGGCTGCCACGCAGCCGATATACAAGTTTAAGGTCAAGGTGAAGAACTCAGGACTTGATCTTGAGTATGACAGTCACATCAATGTCACAGCATGTGTTTTTGCTCCTTATGTAATGCTAGTAGGTAACAACCttcgaatttttaaaaatgacaaaggtCTATATGAGATCAACTGCACAAAATGCCGACTACATCAATGCCTTAGTCCTAAACACCAAGATTCATATGTTGCTATCATGTATCATCCACCTTTAATGTGGGTACCTGTCAACTTGACAGAGACGTGGGCATCTACGCCTACGGTGCACATTGTTCAAAAGGCATTTAACATGGTTATACATAGGTCCAAGAGAATGGTCTTGGAGATTATAGGAGCCGTAGTCTCAGTAATTGCCATGATCACATCACTAACCACGGCAACATTGGCATTAACTTCCTCTATCCAGAACCATGAGTTCATACAGGAAGTGGTGTCTAACTCTTCCAAATTATGGCACACTCAGCAGAGTATTGACTTAGCTTACAGAGATGAGCTGGACAGTTTAAAAGATGCTGTGTTTTGGttaggtaaagaggttgaagctttACACACAAGAATTACTTATCCCTGTCATTACAATCAAACGGGTTATTGTATTACTCCGTTGCCCTATGATAATGTGTCATATGAATGGCAACTGGTCGTTCAGCACATCAAGGGTGCTTGGGGAAGTCATAACAGCACCTTGGACATTATTAAGTTGCAACAGCAGATCAACAAATTAGACCAAATTGTATATGAGAATGAAGCTGCAAATATAGCTGCAAATTGGgaagcaactttatcttccctagatCCCCAAAATTGGTTTGGTAGAGCTAATTTAACCAGCATTGGTactatcattttattcatattattggcTATTGGTTTGATTATACTTTGCAGCAGAAGCTGTAAAGACAGAGCCTACATTCGAGGCATACTGCCAGAATTGGCACGGTCTTATCACACTAGGCAATTGGTGCctgaaaatgttgaattgaacaCAACCGTTTTATGA